One window of Entelurus aequoreus isolate RoL-2023_Sb linkage group LG06, RoL_Eaeq_v1.1, whole genome shotgun sequence genomic DNA carries:
- the elfn1a gene encoding protein ELFN1 encodes MTRRETPVACRWGVATSALLWSATIVFLSHVGQVSADCWLIEGEKGYVWLAICSQNQPPYEAIPQHINSTIVDLRLNENKIKSIHYLALSRFANLTYLNLTKNEISYVEDGAFSAQFNLQVLQMGFNKLRNLTEGILRGLGKLQYLYLQANLIETVTPNAFWECPNIENIDLSMNRIQQLDGSTFTSLTKLSTCELYTNPFNCSCELLGFVKWLSVFPNRTNERMVCDSPSGVSGYSLLSQNPNNPTYRNALHMLTTVCTDDYITPFFPLPLEPTTPPPDFTLCGLEDCPSGTEPEDIIPSNITAINKEVEANPLMKLQQVSNTGATITVQIPYPFKKMYILVLYNNSFFMDIQPLKEIKQDIHLNDLKPHTNYTYCVASLRNSLRHNHTCLTITTGPWKGKSRDSNNATATHYIMTILGCLFSMVIFLGVVYYCLRRKRQQDEKHKKAGTMKKNIMELKYGQELEGGAISRMSQKQLLSGESMAPRMPYLPSAGEMEQYKFQEINETPKMMKGSYMEVRSLDHHERRECDMGMPGNSQGSVAEISTIAKEVDKVNQIINNCIDALKSDSTSYQGVRSGAVSNAEPQLVLISEQPQNKSGLLSPPYQDSYHHSLQRHRSSDASPKRPSTASGMRSPRPYRTESRYIEKTSPTGETILTVTPAAAILRAEAEKIRQYGDHRHSYPDVQIEELEGPDGIKSPMLESLPHSRSRDLAYSQLPPQYHNLSYSSSPEYYCKPSHSIWERFKLHRKRHKDDEYMAAGHALRKKVQFAKDEDLHDILDYWKGVSAQNKS; translated from the coding sequence ATGACTCGCAGGGAAACACCGGTTGCCTGCAGGTGGGGGGTGGCGACGAGCGCCCTGCTTTGGTCTGCAACCATTGTTTTTTTGAGCCATGTTGGCCAGGTCAGCGCAGACTGCTGGCTAATCGAGGGCGAAAAGGGCTATGTGTGGCTTGCCATCTGCAGCCAAAACCAACCGCCTTATGAGGCCATCCCGCAGCACATCAACAGCACCATTGTGGACCTTCGCCTGAATgagaacaaaattaaaagtattcaCTACTTAGCTCTCAGTCGCTTTGCCAACTTGACTTACCTGAACCTGACTAAGAATGAGATATCTTATGTGGAGGATGGGGCATTCTCCGCACAGTTTAACTTACAAGTTCTTCAAATGGGCTTTAACAAGTTACGGAACCTGACAGAGGGGATCCTTAGAGGTCTCGGAAAGCTACAGTACCTCTACCTCCAGGCTAACCTGATCGAGACTGTGACACCCAATGCCTTTTGGGAATGCCCCAACATTGAGAACATCGACCTGTCCATGAACCGCATCCAGCAGTTGGACGGCTCCACGTTCACCAGTCTGACTAAGCTGAGCACTTGCGAGCTCTACACTAACCCTTTCAACTGCTCCTGTGAGTTACTTGGCTTTGTCAAGTGGCTTTCTGTGTTCCCTAACAGGACCAACGAGCGGATGGTCTGTGACTCCCCAAGTGGCGTTTCTGGTTACAGTCTGCTAAGCCAGAACCCAAACAACCCCACGTATCGAAATGCTCTTCACATGCTCACCACCGTGTGCACAGACGACTACATCACACCCTTTTTCCCCCTGCCCCTCGAGCCCACAACACCCCCACCAGACTTTACCCTCTGTGGATTAGAGGACTGTCCATCGGGGACAGAACCAGAAGACATAATTCCAAGCAACATCACTGCAATCAACAAGGAAGTGGAAGCAAACCCTCTAATGAAACTGCAGCAGGTGTCGAACACAGGCGCCACCATTACGGTCCAGATTCCCTATCCTTTCAAAAAGATGTACATCCTGGTTCTGTACAACAACAGTTTTTTCATGGACATCCAACCCCTAAAAGAAATAAAGCAGGACATTCACCTTAATGACCTCAAACCCCACACAAACTACACATACTGTGTTGCTTCCCTTCGTAACTCACTGAGACACAACCACACTTGCCTGACAATCACCACCGGGCCCTGGAAGGGCAAGTCGAGGGACTCCAACAACGCGACGGCCACTCATTACATCATGACCATTCTGGGATGCCTCTTCAGCATGGTCATCTTCCTCGGGGTGGTTTACTACTGCTTGCGACGGAAGCGCCAGCAAGACGAAAAGCACAAAAAAGCAGGGACTATGAAGAAGAACATAATGGAGCTCAAGTATGGACAAGAACTGGAGGGGGGGGCTATTTCCCGCATGTCCCAGAAGCAGCTGCTGTCTGGAGAGAGCATGGCACCACGTATGCCCTACCTACCCTCCGCAGGCGAAATGGAGCAGTACAAATTTCAAGAAATAAACGAAACTCCCAAAATGATGAAGGGAAGTTACATGGAGGTGAGAAGCCTGGACCACCATGAACGCAGGGAGTGTGACATGGGGATGCCTGGAAACAGCCAGGGCTCCGTTGCAGAGATTTCTACCATCGCAAAAGAGGTGGACAAAGTCAACCAGATCATTAACAACTGCATTGACGCTCTGAAGTCGGACTCCACTTCTTATCAAGGGGTAAGATCCGGAGCCGTGTCCAATGCAGAGCCCCAGCTGGTGCTCATATCAGAGCAGCCACAGAACAAATCTGGCCTCCTGTCCCCTCCGTATCAGGACAGCTACCACCATTCCTTGCAGAGACATCGGTCCTCGGACGCCTCGCCAAAAAGGCCTAGCACTGCCTCAGGAATGCGAAGCCCCAGGCCTTACCGCACCGAATCCAGGTACATCGAGAAAACCTCTCCAACGGGGGAGACTATCCTCACGgtaacgcccgccgccgccatcCTGAGGGCCGAGGCGGAGAAGATCCGTCAGTACGGCGACCACCGCCACTCGTATCCCGACGTTCAGATCGAAGAGCTGGAAGGACCCGACGGCATCAAGTCGCCAATGCTGGAGTCTCTCCCGCACTCCCGCTCCAGAGACTTGGCGTACTCCCAGCTGCCACCGCAGTACCACAACCTGAGCTACTCGTCCAGCCCCGAGTACTACTGCAAACCTTCGCACAGCATTTGGGAGCGCTTCAAGCTGCACCGCAAACGGCACAAGGATGACGAATACATGGCGGCGGGCCACGCGCTCCGCAAGAAGGTGCAGTTTGCGAAGGACGAGGACCTGCATGATATTTTAGACTACTGGAAAGGCGTGTCGGCCCAGAATAAATCATAA